The proteins below come from a single Fusobacterium nucleatum genomic window:
- a CDS encoding ATPase gives MLDEFLKNELSFNRESGTYLFYGDDLEKNYSIALEFSAELFSRNIENKNEKNKITDKTFRNLYSDLMVVDNLNIDTVREIIKKSYTSSHEGGAKVFILKNIQDIRKESANAMLKLIEEPTKDNFFVLISKRLNILSTIKSRSIIYRIRKSTPEELGVDRYIYNFFLGFSNDIEKYKGKEIDLMLEKSYTAIGGVLKEYEKEKNIEVKIDLYKCLRNFVQESSNLKKYEKIKFAEDIYLNSSKESTSIIVEYLINLVKRDKNLKEKLEYKKMLRYPVNIKLLLINLIMSI, from the coding sequence ATGTTAGATGAATTTCTAAAAAATGAATTATCATTTAATAGAGAATCTGGAACTTACTTATTTTATGGAGATGATTTAGAAAAGAACTATAGTATAGCTTTAGAATTTTCTGCTGAATTATTTTCAAGAAATATAGAAAACAAGAATGAAAAAAATAAAATAACAGATAAAACTTTTAGAAATCTATATAGTGATTTAATGGTAGTTGATAACTTAAATATAGATACAGTAAGAGAAATAATAAAAAAAAGTTATACTAGCTCTCATGAAGGTGGAGCGAAAGTTTTCATATTAAAAAATATCCAAGATATAAGAAAAGAAAGTGCCAATGCTATGCTAAAACTTATAGAAGAACCAACAAAAGATAACTTTTTTGTCTTAATTTCTAAAAGATTAAATATACTTTCTACAATAAAATCAAGATCTATTATTTATAGAATCAGAAAATCAACTCCTGAGGAATTAGGGGTTGATAGGTATATCTATAATTTTTTCTTAGGCTTTTCAAATGATATAGAAAAATATAAGGGAAAAGAAATTGATTTAATGCTTGAGAAATCATATACAGCTATTGGTGGAGTTTTAAAGGAATATGAAAAAGAAAAAAATATAGAAGTCAAAATTGATTTATATAAGTGCCTAAGAAACTTTGTTCAAGAGTCTTCAAATCTAAAAAAATATGAGAAAATCAAGTTTGCAGAAGATATATATTTAAACAGTAGTAAAGAAAGTACAAGTATAATCGTAGAATATCTTATAAATCTTGTAAAAAGAGATAAAAATCTAAAAGAGAAATTAGAGTATAAAAAAATGTTAAGGTATCCTGTAAATATCAAATTATTATTAATCAATTTAATTATGAGTATTTAA
- a CDS encoding GIY-YIG nuclease family protein, whose amino-acid sequence MAYYLYMLRCENGSIYTGIAKDYLKRYEEHLSRKGAKYTKAHKVLKIERVFLCNSRSIACSLESEIKKYVKKKKEAVISNPDEFIKNIENNREIKIEKIF is encoded by the coding sequence ATGGCTTATTATTTGTATATGTTAAGATGTGAAAATGGGAGTATCTATACTGGTATTGCCAAAGACTATTTAAAGAGATATGAAGAACACTTAAGTAGAAAAGGTGCAAAATATACAAAAGCTCATAAAGTATTAAAAATTGAAAGAGTATTTTTGTGTAATTCAAGGTCAATAGCATGCAGTTTAGAAAGTGAAATAAAAAAATATGTAAAAAAGAAAAAAGAAGCTGTAATAAGCAATCCAGATGAATTTATAAAAAATATTGAAAATAATAGAGAAATAAAAATAGAAAAAATATTTTAA
- the aroF gene encoding 3-deoxy-7-phosphoheptulonate synthase produces MYIKLKNKSLSKRIDEFLEKNDIKYFTILDGKDIKYAILYIPNDFKEETFKEIKDLIEIAKIKSTYKFVSREFKKSDTIINIKEHLIGGDNFMFIAGPCSVENKKMLSNIAKEVKKGGAVALRGGAYKPRTSPYDFQGLGEIALKYLREVADENDMLVVTEAMDVENLDLICTYSDIIQVGARNMQNFSLLKKLGKINKPVLLKRGLSATINEFLLSAEYIIAHGNREVILCERGIRTFETMTRNTLDINAIAMVKELSHLPIIIDASHGTGKRNLVEPITLAGIFAGANGAMVEVHENPDCALSDGPQSLDFKLFEKLARNIKKSLIFRKELD; encoded by the coding sequence ATGTATATAAAATTAAAGAATAAGAGTTTATCTAAAAGAATTGATGAATTTTTAGAAAAGAATGATATAAAATATTTTACTATATTAGATGGAAAAGATATAAAGTACGCTATATTATATATACCAAATGATTTTAAAGAAGAAACTTTTAAAGAGATCAAAGATTTAATTGAGATTGCTAAAATTAAGAGTACATATAAATTTGTAAGTAGAGAATTTAAAAAGTCAGATACTATAATAAATATAAAAGAGCATTTAATAGGTGGAGATAATTTTATGTTTATAGCAGGACCTTGTTCTGTTGAAAATAAGAAAATGCTTTCAAATATAGCAAAAGAAGTTAAAAAAGGTGGTGCTGTTGCTTTAAGAGGTGGAGCATATAAGCCTAGAACATCTCCGTATGATTTTCAAGGATTAGGTGAAATAGCACTAAAATATCTAAGAGAAGTGGCAGATGAAAATGATATGTTGGTTGTAACAGAAGCTATGGATGTTGAAAATTTAGATTTAATTTGTACTTATTCAGATATTATACAAGTTGGTGCTAGAAATATGCAAAATTTTAGCTTACTTAAAAAATTAGGGAAAATAAATAAACCAGTATTGTTAAAAAGAGGTTTAAGTGCAACTATTAATGAATTTTTGCTATCAGCAGAATATATAATTGCTCATGGAAATAGAGAAGTAATACTTTGTGAAAGAGGAATTAGAACTTTTGAAACTATGACAAGAAACACTTTAGATATAAATGCTATTGCTATGGTAAAAGAGCTCTCTCATCTTCCTATCATAATTGATGCAAGTCATGGGACAGGAAAAAGAAATTTGGTTGAGCCTATTACTTTGGCAGGAATCTTTGCAGGAGCCAATGGAGCTATGGTAGAAGTACATGAAAATCCAGATTGTGCATTGTCAGATGGTCCTCAATCACTAGATTTTAAATTATTTGAAAAATTAGCAAGAAATATAAAAAAGTCCTTAATTTTTAGAAAGGAATTAGATTAA
- the pgeF gene encoding peptidoglycan editing factor PgeF — MNYIDNDIKDFDNYIKFTAFNKFNIKILFTKKNYGDVLEKSREEIVKDFSLQDKIMVSSHQTHSDNVVLIGENTDITYFENTDGILTSNKNVAILTKYADCLPIFIHDEESKIFGVVHSGWKGTYQEIVKRAIEKINPKSLSTINVLFGIGISCENYKVGIEFYEQFRNKFPKEIVEKTFSIKDDNFYFNNQLFNYYLLKDYGVKENKIFLNNRCTFKENFHSFRRDKELSGRNGAIMFMEV; from the coding sequence ATGAACTATATAGATAATGATATAAAGGATTTTGATAACTATATTAAATTTACAGCTTTTAATAAATTCAATATAAAAATATTATTTACAAAGAAAAATTATGGAGATGTACTGGAAAAAAGTAGAGAAGAAATTGTGAAAGATTTTTCTTTACAAGATAAAATAATGGTTTCATCTCATCAAACTCATAGTGATAATGTTGTTTTAATAGGAGAAAATACTGATATAACATATTTTGAGAATACAGATGGAATATTGACATCTAATAAGAATGTAGCAATACTCACAAAATATGCTGATTGTTTGCCTATATTTATCCATGATGAAGAAAGTAAAATATTTGGGGTAGTTCATTCAGGATGGAAAGGAACATATCAAGAAATAGTAAAAAGGGCTATTGAAAAGATTAATCCTAAAAGCTTATCAACAATAAATGTTCTATTTGGTATAGGAATATCTTGTGAAAATTATAAAGTTGGTATAGAATTTTATGAACAGTTTAGAAACAAATTTCCAAAAGAAATTGTTGAAAAGACATTTTCTATAAAAGATGATAATTTCTACTTTAATAATCAACTTTTTAATTATTATTTACTTAAAGATTATGGAGTAAAAGAAAATAAAATATTTTTAAATAATAGATGTACATTTAAAGAAAATTTTCATTCTTTTAGGAGAGATAAAGAACTTTCTGGAAGAAATGGAGCAATTATGTTTATGGAGGTTTAG
- a CDS encoding DUF2262 domain-containing protein, giving the protein MDLKEIKNIFEGSKYFSKILIEDDFEISGLINLWNENDVDISIEFNPDYADNIDFYKTSLKLIEEKLNWINENRKLICKTFIEEEGMFYGLNDEIEKQLLKKNKAKIANLEFSAPLTEEDFSNSLYITYINFYVEDGKNISCNFDLDSEPDYLFGHLANIEIDEDNEILMSGING; this is encoded by the coding sequence ATGGACTTAAAAGAAATTAAAAATATTTTTGAAGGTAGTAAATATTTTTCTAAAATTCTTATTGAAGATGATTTTGAAATAAGTGGATTAATTAACCTTTGGAATGAGAATGATGTTGATATTTCAATAGAATTTAATCCTGATTATGCTGATAATATAGATTTCTATAAAACTTCATTAAAATTAATAGAAGAAAAATTAAATTGGATAAATGAGAATAGAAAGTTAATATGTAAAACTTTTATTGAAGAAGAAGGAATGTTCTATGGCTTAAATGATGAAATAGAAAAGCAACTTTTAAAGAAAAATAAAGCTAAAATTGCTAATTTAGAGTTTTCTGCTCCTCTTACAGAAGAAGACTTTTCTAATTCATTGTATATCACATATATTAATTTCTATGTAGAAGATGGAAAAAATATAAGCTGCAATTTTGATTTAGATTCTGAGCCAGATTATCTTTTTGGGCATCTTGCAAATATTGAAATAGATGAAGATAATGAGATTTTAATGTCTGGAATAAATGGTTAA
- the rpsL gene encoding 30S ribosomal protein S12 — protein sequence MPTLSQLVKKGRQTLTEKKKSPALQGNPQRRGVCIRVYTTTPKKPNSALRKVARVKLTNGIEVTCYIPGEGHNLQEHSIVLVRGGRTKDLPGVRYKIIRGALDTAGVAKRKQGRSRYGAKNA from the coding sequence ATGCCTACTCTAAGTCAATTAGTAAAAAAAGGAAGACAAACATTAACTGAGAAGAAAAAATCTCCAGCTTTACAAGGTAACCCACAAAGAAGAGGAGTTTGTATAAGAGTATATACAACTACACCTAAGAAGCCTAACTCAGCTTTAAGAAAAGTTGCCAGAGTAAAACTAACTAATGGAATCGAAGTTACTTGTTATATTCCTGGTGAAGGACATAACTTACAAGAACACTCAATCGTTCTAGTAAGAGGAGGAAGAACAAAGGATTTACCAGGGGTTAGATATAAAATCATTAGAGGTGCATTAGATACTGCTGGTGTTGCAAAGAGAAAACAAGGTAGATCTAGGTACGGAGCTAAAAATGCATAA
- the rpsG gene encoding 30S ribosomal protein S7, with protein sequence MSRRRAAVKRDVLPDSRYSDKVVTKVINSIMLDGKKSIAEGIFYSAMDLIKEKTGQEGYDIFKQALENIKPQIEVRSRRIGGATYQVPVEVKADRQQTLAIRWLTTYTRARKEYGMIEKLAAELIAAANNEGATIKKKEDTYKMAEANRAFAHYRV encoded by the coding sequence ATGTCAAGAAGAAGAGCTGCGGTAAAAAGAGATGTTTTACCTGATTCAAGATACTCTGATAAAGTTGTTACTAAGGTAATTAACTCAATAATGCTAGATGGTAAAAAATCAATAGCTGAAGGAATATTCTACTCAGCAATGGATTTAATAAAAGAAAAAACTGGTCAAGAAGGATATGATATTTTCAAACAAGCATTAGAAAATATTAAACCTCAAATAGAAGTTAGATCTAGAAGAATTGGAGGAGCTACTTACCAAGTTCCAGTTGAAGTTAAAGCTGATAGACAACAAACACTTGCTATAAGATGGTTAACTACTTATACAAGAGCAAGAAAAGAATATGGAATGATAGAAAAGCTTGCAGCAGAATTAATTGCAGCAGCAAATAATGAAGGTGCAACTATTAAGAAAAAAGAAGATACTTATAAGATGGCAGAAGCAAACAGAGCATTTGCACATTATAGAGTATAG
- the fusA gene encoding elongation factor G, with the protein MARKVSLDMTRNVGIMAHIDAGKTTTTERILFYTGVERKLGEVHEGQATMDWMEQEQERGITITSAATTCFWKGHRVNIIDTPGHVDFTVEVERSLRVLDGAVAVFSAVDGVQPQSETVWRQADKYKVPRLAFFNKMDRIGANFDMCVSDIKEKLGSNPVPIQIPIGAEEHFEGIVDLIEMKELVWPIDSDQGQHYDTKDIRAELQEKAEEARQYMLESIVETDDALMEKFFGGEEITKEEIIKGLRKATIDNTIVPVVCGTAFKNKCIQPLLDAIVNYMPAPTDVAMVEGRDPKNPDILIDREMSDEAPFASLAFKVMTDPFVGRLTFFRVYSGIVEKGATVLNSTKGKKERMGRILQMHANKREEIDQVYCGDIAAAVGLKDTTTGDTLCAEDAPIVLEQMEFPEPVISVAVEPKTKNDQEKMGIALSKLAEEDPTFRVRTDEETGQTIISGMGELHLEIIVDRMKREFKVESNVGKPQVAYRETITQSCDQEVKYAKQSGGRGQYGHVKIILEPNPGKEFEFVNKITGGVIPREYIPAVEKGCREALESGVIAGYPLVDVKVTLYDGSYHEVDSSEMAFKIAGSMALKQAATKAKPVILEPVFKVEVTTPEEYMGDIIGDLNSRRGMVSGMIDRNGAKIITAKVPLSEMFGYATDLRSKSQGRATYSWEFSEYLQVPASIQKQIQEERGK; encoded by the coding sequence ATGGCTAGGAAAGTATCGTTGGATATGACTAGAAACGTTGGAATAATGGCTCACATCGATGCTGGGAAAACAACAACAACAGAAAGAATATTATTTTATACTGGAGTTGAAAGAAAACTAGGAGAAGTTCATGAAGGTCAAGCGACAATGGACTGGATGGAACAAGAGCAAGAAAGAGGAATAACAATAACTTCTGCTGCTACTACTTGTTTTTGGAAAGGTCATAGAGTAAATATAATAGACACACCAGGTCACGTGGATTTTACTGTTGAGGTTGAAAGATCTCTAAGAGTGCTAGATGGAGCTGTTGCAGTGTTTTCAGCTGTTGATGGTGTACAACCACAATCAGAAACAGTATGGAGACAAGCTGATAAATATAAAGTACCAAGACTAGCTTTCTTTAACAAGATGGATAGAATTGGAGCTAACTTTGATATGTGTGTATCAGATATTAAAGAAAAATTAGGTTCAAACCCAGTACCTATACAAATTCCTATTGGTGCAGAAGAACATTTTGAAGGAATAGTAGATTTGATAGAAATGAAGGAATTGGTTTGGCCAATAGATTCAGATCAAGGGCAACACTATGATACAAAAGATATTAGAGCAGAATTACAAGAAAAAGCAGAAGAAGCAAGACAATATATGCTTGAATCAATAGTTGAAACTGATGATGCACTAATGGAAAAATTCTTTGGTGGAGAAGAAATAACAAAAGAAGAAATTATAAAAGGATTAAGAAAAGCTACAATAGATAATACAATAGTTCCAGTTGTTTGTGGAACAGCATTTAAAAATAAATGTATACAACCTTTACTAGATGCTATTGTAAATTATATGCCAGCACCAACAGATGTTGCTATGGTTGAAGGTAGAGATCCTAAAAATCCTGATATATTGATAGACAGAGAAATGTCAGATGAAGCACCTTTTGCTTCACTTGCTTTCAAAGTTATGACTGACCCATTTGTAGGAAGATTAACATTCTTCAGAGTATATTCTGGTATAGTTGAAAAAGGAGCCACTGTTCTTAATTCAACAAAAGGTAAAAAAGAAAGAATGGGAAGAATACTTCAAATGCATGCTAACAAGAGAGAAGAAATTGATCAAGTATATTGTGGAGATATAGCAGCAGCAGTTGGATTGAAAGATACAACAACAGGAGATACTCTTTGTGCTGAAGATGCTCCAATAGTTCTTGAACAAATGGAATTCCCAGAACCAGTTATTTCAGTTGCTGTTGAACCAAAAACTAAAAATGACCAAGAAAAAATGGGAATTGCATTATCAAAACTTGCAGAAGAAGACCCTACATTTAGAGTTAGAACTGATGAAGAAACAGGACAAACAATTATCTCTGGAATGGGAGAATTACACCTTGAAATCATTGTAGATAGAATGAAGAGAGAATTTAAAGTAGAATCTAATGTTGGTAAACCACAAGTTGCTTACAGAGAAACTATAACTCAATCTTGTGATCAAGAAGTTAAGTATGCAAAACAATCTGGTGGTAGAGGACAATACGGACATGTTAAGATTATACTTGAACCAAATCCAGGTAAAGAATTTGAATTTGTTAATAAAATAACAGGAGGGGTAATTCCAAGAGAATACATACCTGCTGTTGAAAAAGGATGTAGAGAAGCTCTTGAATCAGGAGTTATTGCTGGATATCCATTGGTTGATGTAAAAGTAACTCTATATGATGGATCATACCATGAAGTTGACTCATCAGAAATGGCATTTAAGATAGCTGGATCAATGGCTCTTAAACAAGCAGCTACAAAAGCTAAACCAGTAATATTAGAACCAGTATTCAAAGTAGAAGTAACTACACCAGAAGAATATATGGGAGATATTATTGGAGACTTAAACTCAAGAAGAGGAATGGTATCTGGAATGATAGATAGAAATGGTGCTAAGATAATAACAGCAAAAGTACCTTTATCTGAAATGTTTGGATATGCAACTGATTTGAGATCTAAATCTCAAGGAAGAGCAACTTATTCTTGGGAATTTTCTGAATATCTTCAAGTACCTGCTTCAATTCAAAAGCAAATACAAGAAGAAAGAGGAAAATAA
- the tuf gene encoding elongation factor Tu codes for MAKEKFERSKPHVNIGTIGHVDHGKTTTTAAISKVLSDKGLAHKVDFDQIDAAPEEKERGITINTAHIEYETANRHYAHVDCPGHADYVKNMITGAAQMDGAILVVSAADGPMPQTREHILLSRQVGVPYIIVYLNKSDMVDDEELLELVEMEVRELLTEYGFPGDEIPVIRGSSLGALNGEEKWIEKIMELMDAVDSYIPTPERAVDQPFLMPIEDVFTITGRGTVVTGRVERGVIKVGEEIEIVGIKPTTKTTCTGVEMFRKLLDQGQAGDNIGVLLRGTKKEEVERGQVLAKPGSIHPHTNFKGEVYVLTKDEGGRHTPFFTGYRPQFYFRTTDITGAVTLPDGVEMVMPGDNITMTVELIHPIAMEQGLRFAIREGGRTVASGVVSEIIK; via the coding sequence ATGGCTAAAGAAAAATTTGAAAGAAGCAAACCACATGTAAACATTGGAACTATTGGACACGTTGACCATGGAAAAACAACTACAACTGCTGCTATATCTAAAGTATTATCTGATAAAGGACTAGCTCATAAAGTAGATTTTGACCAAATCGATGCTGCTCCAGAAGAAAAAGAAAGAGGAATTACTATCAATACAGCTCATATTGAATATGAAACAGCAAATAGACACTATGCTCACGTTGACTGTCCAGGACATGCTGACTATGTTAAAAATATGATAACTGGTGCTGCACAAATGGACGGAGCTATACTTGTTGTATCAGCTGCTGATGGTCCTATGCCTCAAACAAGAGAACATATCTTACTTTCTAGACAAGTTGGAGTACCATATATCATTGTTTATTTAAATAAATCAGATATGGTTGATGATGAAGAATTACTAGAATTAGTAGAAATGGAAGTTAGAGAATTATTAACTGAATATGGATTCCCAGGAGATGAAATTCCTGTAATCAGAGGTTCATCATTAGGAGCTTTAAATGGTGAAGAAAAATGGATAGAAAAAATAATGGAACTTATGGATGCAGTAGATAGCTATATCCCTACTCCTGAAAGAGCAGTAGATCAACCATTCTTGATGCCAATAGAAGATGTTTTCACTATCACAGGAAGAGGAACAGTTGTTACAGGAAGAGTTGAAAGAGGAGTTATCAAAGTTGGGGAAGAAATTGAAATAGTTGGTATTAAACCTACAACTAAAACAACTTGTACAGGTGTTGAAATGTTTAGAAAACTTCTTGATCAAGGTCAAGCTGGAGATAACATTGGAGTATTATTAAGAGGAACTAAGAAAGAAGAAGTTGAAAGAGGACAAGTTCTTGCTAAACCAGGAAGTATCCACCCTCATACAAACTTTAAAGGTGAAGTTTATGTATTAACTAAAGATGAAGGAGGAAGACATACTCCATTCTTCACAGGATACAGACCTCAATTCTATTTCAGAACTACTGACATCACTGGTGCAGTAACTCTACCTGATGGAGTAGAAATGGTTATGCCAGGAGATAACATCACTATGACAGTTGAATTAATCCACCCAATCGCTATGGAACAAGGATTAAGATTCGCTATCAGAGAAGGTGGAAGAACTGTTGCTTCTGGAGTTGTTTCTGAAATAATTAAATAG
- a CDS encoding type II toxin-antitoxin system RelB/DinJ family antitoxin, translating to MGTIKGENSYFVEKEKININFRLEKDLKDELDILCGEIGMTVTTAFTIFAKKFVRERRLPFIVDADPFYSEKNMKRLKKSIEQLESKGGTVHEITEVFDD from the coding sequence ATGGGGACAATTAAAGGAGAAAATAGTTATTTTGTTGAAAAGGAAAAAATTAATATCAATTTTAGACTTGAAAAAGATTTAAAAGATGAATTGGATATTCTTTGTGGAGAAATTGGTATGACAGTAACCACAGCATTTACTATCTTTGCCAAGAAATTTGTAAGAGAAAGACGCTTACCATTTATAGTTGATGCCGATCCATTTTATAGTGAGAAAAATATGAAAAGATTAAAAAAATCTATAGAACAATTAGAATCTAAAGGTGGTACTGTTCACGAAATAACGGAGGTTTTTGATGATTAA
- a CDS encoding Txe/YoeB family addiction module toxin, producing MIKEWSDEAWEEFLEQIKKDKNFLKRLEKILKDIERNGYKGIGKPEPLRFDFAGYWSRRIDNYNRIVYKIENERIKIAQCGLHYND from the coding sequence ATGATTAAAGAATGGTCCGATGAGGCTTGGGAAGAATTCCTAGAACAAATAAAAAAAGATAAAAATTTTCTAAAAAGATTAGAGAAAATTTTAAAAGATATTGAAAGAAATGGCTATAAAGGAATAGGAAAACCTGAGCCTTTGAGATTTGACTTTGCTGGCTATTGGAGCAGAAGAATTGATAATTATAACAGAATTGTTTATAAGATTGAAAATGAAAGAATAAAAATAGCACAGTGTGGTTTACATTATAATGACTAA